In a genomic window of Candidatus Hydrogenedentota bacterium:
- a CDS encoding PASTA domain-containing protein: MAAFLGAPIPISSIEQLQCIGNQPDFPLDGRYLLTQDLDASDTANWNEEAGFAPIGTWDETDPSRSFTGTFDGQGHVISGLTIQRRRQDYCGLFGAIGAGGSVRNLGIQGGTVSGNSAVGCLAGGNHGQLSDCWAADAAVTGYAGVGGLVGTNGLFDATGSGVITRCHAVGTIVGHCYAGGLVGWNGSRTSDCCATGRVTASTYAGGLLGGNLDGMVSRCWASGPVTGESDVGGLAGMTRGGALEQCYASGSAISDEYAGGLAGSNNGASISQCFATGPVAGNAYVGGLTGWNEGGAVLSQCYAAGAVVGRQYAGGLSGENGYSVIEACFWDTEASGMTRSEGGTGLTTALMQTPDAFVAAGWDFDGVWASAAGVTYPWLRILPPDSPQYALSTVSVNGTISTVPESCSLPAWSLVWVTAEPAVGHAFAGWTGTGLGSHPVLRSNPFPLVMTSSLDIEAVFLPKGPRTILGIGDLQRIGYEPQWPIHWDYVLGNDIDASETAAWNHGAGFVPIGTVGRPFAGVFDGQGHFIRNLVINRPYSSHVGLFGIVGGDGVVRDLGLMGGSVSGVAERGFFDIACAGALAGENRGVIERCFVTTAVTGVEYAGGLIGFHSGGKVSRSYATSAVTGNTRLGGLIGSGMSEVAQCYAAGPVSGSSYVGGLVGQQQGGSVSECYAAGRVSCSGNYMGGLIGHSDFGEVDASFWDVDLSGTAVSSGGDGLSTAEMQTQSILVDAGWDFGAAWYMLSAGSHPYLANPPQCTVPNVTGMPEAAAIGALEDAGFQVRTRYGYDDAVPQGNVLSQGLASGSLLNAGIWVVIEVSLGPEPVPVPGVEGLNQSAAEMAITAAGLIVGTVTREYSDTVPAGIVFRQDPAAGTEVLPGSAVALVVSMGPETVLVPDVAGLLRTEAETALANAGLVVTTVVEHYSETVPAGVVIGQSPPAGTVVSPNSGVALAVSLGPEPILVPDVAGLSRAEAETALTNAGLAVGAVTEQYSETVPPGMIIRQNPPGGTGVPPGAAVGLVVSLGPEPVPVPVLTGLLRRQAATALASARLVLGAVMEEYNSSVPAGRVVTQSPSSGTLVLPGTAVALIVSLGPEPIPVPNVAGLSRTDAEAALGSAGFVVDMVTAEHSLTVPAGRVIAQTPSSGVMAPPGTAVALVVSLGPGPAAVPDVAGLSRTEAEAALADAGLLVGIVTEEYSSTVPAGEVIRQAPLPGAEVLQGSSVDLHVSLGPKPVAVPDVVGSSKGAALAAIKAAGLSVGMVTWQYSDTVPSGHVSSQAPAAGTIVLSGATVDLVMSLGREPVRVPKVVGLSQAEAESAIAAAGLAVGTVTEAYSDTVPAGAVISQFPGADTHAAPGSAVALVVSRGRDPEPGATPISSITELQRIGNDPGYPLDGTYYLTHDIDASRTATWDGGAGFKPIGIAPNHFAGVFDGKGHVVCNVVIRRASGLPLDRVGLFGSVGAEGVIRNLGIENAAIEGRYSVGALAGHSQGTVSQCYAIAEVAGDSFVGGLAGFNAGSISRSYAAVRLSASSTYAGGLTGWNDGLLSMSYALGDVTGNDCVGGLIGWNSDKGSFRQC; the protein is encoded by the coding sequence TTGGCGGCATTTCTCGGCGCCCCGATTCCCATTTCGAGTATCGAGCAGCTCCAATGTATCGGCAATCAGCCAGACTTCCCCCTTGACGGCCGCTATCTGCTCACACAGGATCTGGACGCTTCAGACACGGCCAACTGGAACGAAGAGGCCGGTTTCGCGCCAATTGGCACATGGGACGAAACGGACCCGTCCCGCTCATTCACGGGGACATTCGACGGGCAAGGGCACGTGATCTCCGGGCTTACCATACAACGGCGCAGGCAAGATTACTGCGGGCTTTTCGGGGCGATAGGCGCGGGCGGCAGCGTGCGGAATCTGGGGATTCAAGGCGGGACGGTTTCCGGAAATTCGGCGGTTGGCTGTCTCGCAGGCGGAAATCACGGCCAGCTGTCGGATTGCTGGGCGGCAGACGCAGCCGTCACGGGATACGCTGGCGTAGGCGGTCTCGTCGGCACGAACGGCCTGTTTGACGCAACCGGCAGCGGCGTGATCACGCGATGCCATGCAGTGGGCACGATAGTTGGCCATTGCTACGCAGGGGGGCTGGTGGGCTGGAATGGCAGCCGGACCTCCGATTGCTGCGCGACCGGACGGGTGACGGCGAGCACGTATGCCGGAGGCTTGTTGGGCGGGAACCTCGATGGCATGGTGTCCCGGTGCTGGGCGAGTGGGCCTGTGACGGGCGAATCCGATGTAGGCGGCCTCGCTGGCATGACACGGGGGGGCGCATTGGAGCAGTGCTATGCCTCGGGCTCGGCAATCAGCGACGAGTATGCGGGCGGCCTGGCGGGGTCAAACAACGGCGCCAGCATCTCCCAGTGTTTCGCCACGGGCCCCGTGGCCGGCAATGCTTATGTCGGCGGCCTGACCGGATGGAACGAGGGCGGGGCCGTCCTGTCCCAATGTTACGCAGCAGGCGCGGTAGTCGGACGGCAGTACGCCGGCGGTCTATCGGGCGAAAACGGCTATAGCGTTATCGAGGCCTGTTTTTGGGATACCGAAGCCAGCGGGATGACCCGGTCCGAGGGAGGCACGGGTCTGACTACGGCTCTGATGCAAACGCCCGATGCGTTTGTAGCTGCCGGATGGGACTTTGACGGGGTCTGGGCGTCGGCAGCCGGAGTGACTTACCCCTGGCTGAGAATACTGCCTCCAGACTCCCCGCAATATGCGCTCTCGACGGTGTCCGTAAATGGCACGATCTCAACCGTGCCTGAATCCTGTTCCCTGCCCGCATGGTCCCTGGTCTGGGTTACGGCAGAACCGGCCGTTGGGCACGCCTTTGCGGGATGGACAGGCACGGGCCTGGGCAGCCACCCGGTCCTCCGCTCCAATCCGTTTCCTCTGGTCATGACTTCCTCGCTGGACATCGAGGCCGTGTTTCTGCCCAAGGGACCCCGGACCATTCTGGGAATCGGCGATCTGCAGCGGATCGGCTACGAACCGCAATGGCCTATCCATTGGGATTATGTGTTGGGCAACGACATCGATGCCTCGGAAACCGCGGCGTGGAATCACGGAGCGGGATTCGTCCCCATCGGCACAGTGGGCCGGCCGTTCGCGGGAGTGTTCGACGGTCAGGGGCATTTCATAAGAAACCTCGTTATCAACCGGCCCTATAGTTCCCACGTGGGTCTATTCGGGATAGTCGGGGGCGACGGTGTTGTGCGGGACCTCGGTCTTATGGGAGGCTCCGTCTCGGGCGTAGCTGAACGCGGCTTTTTCGATATCGCATGCGCGGGAGCCTTGGCGGGCGAGAACAGGGGGGTGATTGAACGCTGCTTCGTGACGACTGCCGTGACGGGCGTGGAGTATGCCGGCGGACTTATTGGCTTTCACAGTGGCGGCAAGGTATCGCGAAGCTACGCAACCTCGGCGGTCACCGGAAACACCCGCCTGGGCGGACTGATAGGCTCGGGCATGAGTGAGGTGGCTCAGTGTTACGCAGCGGGCCCTGTGTCAGGCAGTTCTTACGTGGGCGGGTTAGTCGGTCAACAACAGGGCGGCAGCGTCTCAGAATGCTACGCCGCCGGTCGCGTCTCCTGCTCAGGCAACTACATGGGCGGCTTGATAGGCCACAGTGACTTCGGCGAGGTCGATGCCAGTTTCTGGGATGTCGATCTCAGCGGCACGGCCGTATCGAGTGGCGGTGACGGGCTGTCCACGGCAGAGATGCAGACACAAAGCATTCTTGTGGACGCCGGCTGGGATTTCGGCGCGGCATGGTACATGCTGTCGGCCGGCTCTCATCCGTACTTGGCAAATCCGCCGCAATGCACCGTTCCCAATGTGACAGGTATGCCCGAGGCCGCCGCAATCGGTGCGCTCGAAGATGCGGGATTCCAGGTGCGGACACGGTATGGCTACGATGATGCCGTGCCTCAGGGAAACGTGCTCAGCCAAGGATTGGCCTCGGGTTCACTGCTCAACGCCGGGATCTGGGTAGTGATCGAGGTTTCGCTCGGTCCGGAGCCCGTCCCCGTACCGGGCGTAGAGGGCTTGAATCAAAGCGCTGCTGAAATGGCGATTACTGCCGCGGGCCTGATCGTGGGAACCGTGACCCGCGAATACAGCGATACCGTGCCCGCGGGGATAGTGTTCCGCCAGGACCCAGCGGCCGGCACGGAGGTTCTCCCGGGCAGCGCAGTGGCGCTGGTGGTGTCGATGGGCCCTGAGACAGTACTCGTTCCGGACGTAGCGGGCCTGCTGCGAACCGAAGCCGAAACGGCGCTCGCAAACGCCGGCCTGGTCGTGACGACAGTCGTCGAACACTACAGCGAAACCGTGCCCGCAGGGGTCGTGATCGGACAAAGTCCGCCGGCGGGCACGGTGGTTTCCCCGAACAGTGGAGTGGCTCTGGCGGTATCACTTGGCCCTGAGCCAATCCTTGTGCCGGACGTGGCGGGCTTGTCGCGAGCCGAAGCCGAAACAGCGCTCACGAACGCCGGTCTGGCCGTGGGAGCGGTCACGGAACAGTACAGTGAAACCGTGCCCCCCGGCATGATCATCCGTCAGAATCCTCCCGGCGGTACTGGGGTTCCTCCCGGCGCCGCGGTGGGCCTGGTGGTGTCGCTGGGCCCCGAGCCGGTCCCGGTGCCTGTCCTGACAGGCCTGCTGCGGCGTCAAGCCGCGACCGCGCTTGCCAGCGCCCGATTGGTCCTGGGTGCGGTAATGGAGGAGTACAATAGCTCTGTGCCGGCAGGCCGTGTCGTAACTCAGTCTCCCTCGTCAGGGACCCTGGTTCTTCCCGGGACCGCCGTGGCCCTGATAGTGTCGCTGGGCCCCGAGCCGATTCCCGTCCCGAATGTGGCGGGCTTGTCACGGACCGACGCCGAAGCGGCGCTTGGCAGCGCAGGTTTTGTCGTGGACATGGTGACGGCGGAACATAGTCTCACCGTGCCGGCTGGCCGTGTCATCGCCCAGACTCCCTCGTCAGGCGTCATGGCCCCTCCCGGGACCGCCGTAGCCCTGGTGGTGTCGCTTGGCCCCGGGCCCGCTGCCGTGCCGGATGTAGCAGGCCTGTCACGAACCGAAGCGGAAGCCGCGCTCGCGGATGCGGGTTTGCTCGTGGGGATCGTGACGGAGGAATACAGCAGCACCGTGCCCGCTGGCGAGGTTATCCGCCAGGCCCCGTTGCCCGGCGCTGAGGTGTTGCAGGGAAGCTCGGTCGATTTGCACGTGTCGCTCGGCCCCAAGCCTGTGGCTGTGCCGGACGTCGTGGGAAGCAGCAAGGGGGCTGCCTTGGCCGCCATAAAGGCTGCGGGTCTCAGCGTGGGAATGGTGACCTGGCAATATAGCGATACCGTGCCTTCAGGTCATGTGAGCAGCCAGGCGCCCGCGGCGGGAACAATCGTCCTGTCGGGAGCTACGGTCGACCTTGTAATGTCGCTTGGCCGCGAGCCAGTTCGAGTACCCAAGGTGGTGGGTCTGTCTCAGGCCGAGGCGGAGTCGGCAATCGCCGCTGCCGGGTTGGCTGTCGGAACCGTGACGGAAGCGTACAGCGACACGGTACCCGCCGGTGCTGTGATAAGCCAGTTCCCGGGGGCGGATACGCACGCGGCCCCGGGAAGCGCGGTGGCCTTGGTGGTCTCACGAGGCCGCGATCCTGAACCGGGAGCGACGCCAATATCCAGCATCACAGAACTTCAGCGTATTGGCAACGACCCGGGCTATCCTCTCGATGGAACGTACTACCTGACGCACGACATCGACGCTTCGCGTACGGCCACATGGGACGGAGGCGCGGGATTCAAGCCAATTGGCATTGCCCCAAACCATTTTGCCGGGGTCTTTGATGGCAAAGGCCATGTTGTCTGCAATGTCGTGATTCGCCGTGCCTCCGGCCTTCCCCTCGACCGGGTCGGACTGTTCGGCTCTGTCGGGGCAGAAGGCGTGATCCGGAACCTGGGTATCGAGAACGCCGCCATAGAAGGAAGGTACTCCGTCGGGGCACTGGCGG